From the Finegoldia magna ATCC 29328 genome, the window TTGGGTGGATTTGTTGCATACTTTGCTTTGAAAAATGCAATTCCTGCTTTGAATGATATCGTTCCTATGTTTGTGGGTACTTATACTGGTGGTTCAGTAAACTTCGTTGCAATGAGTCAACAATACAAGGTTCCTGGAGCAACTGTATCAGCTGCATTAGTTGCAGATAACTTACTTATGGCTTTATATTTCTTTTCATTGATGGCACTTCCAACAATGGCTGTTATCAAGAAACACTACAAGATGCCACTTGTAAATGCTTTGGAACAACAATCAGAATCTGATATGGAAGCTAATAAAACTATGGCTGCAAAATATTGGGGAGCAAAAGAAATTTCTCTCAAAGATATCGCTTTCACAGTTGCATTATCATTTGTTATTGTAGCTGTATCAGACAAATTAGCTACACTTTTTGGAGATTTATTCAAAGGTGAAGGTGCTGTAAGTGCTATCTTAGGCGGATTATTGGGAAACAAATACTTGTTAATGACAACAATTACTATGATTATTGCATCAGCATTTCCTAAACAAATTTCATCTATCAGAGGTAGCCAAGAAATTGGTACTTTCTTGATTTATTTGTTCTTCGCAGTTATTGGAGCTCCAGCATCAATCGGATTAATTTTAAGAGAATCTCCATTGTTATTAGTATTCGCATTAATCGTTGTACTAATCAACTTAGTAGTTTCATTGATATTTGGAAAACTTTTCAAATTCAATATCGAAGAAATCATCATCGCATCAAATGCGAATGTCGGTGGACCAACTACCGCTGCAGCAATGGCTGTATCTAAAGGTTGGACAGAACTTATCGTTCCTGCACTTCTGGTAGGTACGTTAGGTTATGTAATTGGTAACTACTACGGTATTCTTTCGGGAATATTGTTACATTAATTTAGAAATTTGAACACATTCTTTGGGTTAATCTCAAAGAATGTGTTTGTTTGAACAGTAATTTGAACAGAAAAAGGAGAAAATATGT encodes:
- a CDS encoding DUF819 domain-containing protein; the protein is MGSFISAESTWILWAVLASCAALAIYLEQKYTWASKVTGCILALTFTLILSNLKIIPTEAPVYDAVWSYVVPLAVPMLLFNADIKKIGRDSGRVLIIYLLSGIGTILGGFVAYFALKNAIPALNDIVPMFVGTYTGGSVNFVAMSQQYKVPGATVSAALVADNLLMALYFFSLMALPTMAVIKKHYKMPLVNALEQQSESDMEANKTMAAKYWGAKEISLKDIAFTVALSFVIVAVSDKLATLFGDLFKGEGAVSAILGGLLGNKYLLMTTITMIIASAFPKQISSIRGSQEIGTFLIYLFFAVIGAPASIGLILRESPLLLVFALIVVLINLVVSLIFGKLFKFNIEEIIIASNANVGGPTTAAAMAVSKGWTELIVPALLVGTLGYVIGNYYGILSGILLH